A genome region from Drosophila simulans strain w501 chromosome 2R, Prin_Dsim_3.1, whole genome shotgun sequence includes the following:
- the LOC6733290 gene encoding pneumococcal serine-rich repeat protein isoform X3: MDLSLERDSSALGSLFQQIINDMKNTSPLWEDFVAKAGKLHTCLRAAIQAIAAYLDAFQKIADAATNSRGASKEIGTALTRVCLRHKAVETRLKTFTSAIMDCLVQPLQERIEDWKRTVATIDKDHAKEYKRCRSELKKRSSDTLRLQKKARKGQTDGLQSLMDSHMQDVTLRRAELEEVEKKSLRAAMVEERLRYCSFVHMLQPVVHEECEVMSELGHLQEAMQSIALVTKEPSVLPQASEELIHDAKASINLYPESPGGGSGSQGGGCSNSLGSRKSSVCSISSMNSSGSSNSPGHHHYPRSLSQTSNATNQTANVSTWPPHSQDGVDTLPPTADRPHTISTAYEKGHQRPPLTVYTFQNPETIHESGSCLNNGTAAPNGQPLSGQATPGTQKSPAASLSRPPLPVRCSSLERPLSAQSNHRQGSGNNLLQRQCPSPIPAHITKELSAAHHAQQQQQQNQQPQTPPTYVNMSELATMAALKQTNQQQKPSTPPLQQQSSIDSTSSQHSNDSTGSHQLLQQQHHQSQQNHHSATATRSHSISSTASSLHSHPSIDSTVACGSLVGQHNHSTSTNTNTTSPSSGSSTPQNHYSPLLTNSPTSTAAGTPSGSSLGPGSGLGFVYQVSSPTPPSSEVLKITEQAAAGQDQGPANSVADETDERSRASVLQKASMFEKAAAAAAVSPPAPIQIASGSPASGGGTRRSEAEQQEMDSFQREIDEGKVKPPSNIISGSTTSSNNNNTTTSSISSSDNNNLPATSNIEPCAISNQTNSSGCGTDISDTTSDELAGDDMDVRRRDRDRDRDLLGASDSELSRCYVSETSSLTGGLTAGGYENPTFAHFAANANREDAVSLASDSVCLGQPRHAYVDTCSDSGSAVVVIYDHQIPNTPDIEFVKQNSEIVVLRTKDPQPHALQLHEMRELQQLPANLAGSPDSSPDSAGGQPPPTATVAPAKQRLSSFRATSEQQLQLLGRGSPQRGKTPSEQAVQSRPQDQHFPQTQQQDIDGSSPPVELARRQLPPKPTSLSIFNGPVPTAGDRPVVPRKSDFKADLDAKIRRQKLKVKQQLQQQQQQETQQQQQAPQEQQHSPQSPPTRNCNVTNQQAANITASASESASAFATATASTDPYPNPNHRMPNQSQTATSNHTQCKTPTMALSPSSPRGHLPLSSSSLSSLPLPATTSSPSNARPSMLPASDRPPAHPYVCSNAPANPHHANSISNANAHLKPCITPRPASLSGGAAGGGSTRIGRRSSINQAKPPPPVRRSSSVTPSPNASVGLQQQPQHATLSQQNHQLSSSSEHLPPPPPFMLDAMPQIPSSALKVSETVRALAAMRHQPASPVSLRRMQQQQQQQQLQQQQVQQQQPLLQSAHNSPLNEDLTVYYDSYLDLHAYAQALASGQQPGGQQMANQQRFTHQQQHQHLHQPQPPPVYQVDATFRTSSPAAGGGGGGGIYAQPKLVNSMSSFRTSSPSPNGHAHPLPPTQPKANPNLIAQLNARLSGKQQQQHVEGIYGNQQAPGGESIYMRSGLSMSQPQQQQHYDGKSEQIQLQHQQQHRIYASFGTSSSAMSSAHAANSSTKPSILTPTTSFNALPHFPLSSSTSSLLSKVSSFSNSSSASASPPTTAAAPGSANSHYQPPQPPNAAVANSKDMAIYSSSFTKNPAAAQSPNMRQAHSHQHHQPPQQQHYTCPPPLEDPPPPPIYAAGASATMPKKMARPPTGQNASHSSAYAAASSTATLPKNMMQQQQQRLQQQQYQQPAGMGIGNGNGHLGQRPQLPLPQQKLRAAQQQHLAEQQQHQQHQLQQQHQQQQQHQQHQQHQQRQPPIPSRHSSVQQKIFVSTNPFIQTTAVKFHSPSASPTCGSPVTGSLASIYATTSRGGHHHQQQQAQQQQQHYYRDAAGGNSNGGAAYYNHNAHAHSQAHHPNYATSTNIEKTGSIRAKTKAEFLENLNAKLAKQGMSGRAFAVRNLINSKALPDPRICHESLMDQIKRGATLKRNQKINDRSAPKIH, from the exons GCGCCTCCAAGGAGATCGGCACCGCCCTGACCCGCGTTTGCCTCCGCCATAAAGCGGTTGAGACACGTCTGAAGACTTTCACCAGCGCCATCATGGATTGCCTGGTGCAGCCGCTGCAGGAAAGGATCGAGGACTGGAAGCGCACGGTGGCCACCATCGACAAAGACCATGCCAAAGAGTACAAGCGCTGTCGCAGTGAGCTAAAGAAGCGCTCCAGCGACACGCTGCGCCTGCAGAAGAAGGCGCGCAAGGGCCAGACGGACGGATTGCAGTCCCTGATGGACTCGCACATGCAGGATGTCACCCTGCGCCGGGCGGAACTGGAGGAAGTCGAGAAGAAATCCTTGAGGGCGGCCATGGTGGAGGAGCGTCTGCGCTACTGCAGCTTCGTCCACATGCTTCAGCCAGTGGTGCACGAGGAGTGCGAGGTCATGTCAGAGTTGGGTCACCTACAG GAAGCCATGCAGTCAATTGCCCTAGTAACCAAGGAGCCCAGTGTTCTGCCCCAGGCCTCCGAGGAGCTAATCCACGACGCTAAGGCCAGCATTAATCTGTACCCGGAGTCCCCGGGTGGCGGTTCCGGCTCGCAGGGCGGCGGCTGCTCCAACTCGCTGGGATCCCGAAAGAGCTCCGTCTGCTCCATCAGCAGTATGAACAGCAGCGGCTCGAGCAACTCACCCGGCCACCACCACTATCCGCGCTCCCTGTCGCAG ACTTCGAATGCAACGAACCAGACGGCAAATGTCTCCACCTGGCCCCCACATTCCCAGGATGGCGTCGACACCCTGCCACCGACCGCTGACCGTCCGCACACGATTTCGACGGCATACGAAAAGGGTCACCAGCGTCCGCCGCTTACCGTCTACACGTTCCAAAACCCGGAGACCATTCACGAGTCGGGCAGCTGCCTGAACAACGGAACCGCAGCCCCTAATGGACAGCCGTTATCCGGACAAGCCACTCCGGGCACCCAGAAATCACCGGCTGCCTCACTTAGCCGGCCTCCCTTGCCAGTT CGCTGCTCGTCGTTGGAGCGACCCCTTTCGGCCCAGAGTAACCACCGCCAGGGTAGCGGGAATAACCTGCTGCAGCGCCAGTGCCCCTCGCCGATTCCGGCTCATATCACGAAAG AGCTGTCCGCAGCGCATCatgcacagcagcagcagcagcaaaatcagcAGCCCCAGACGCCGCCCACCTATGTGAACATGTCGGAGCTGGCCACCATGGCCGCTTTGAAGCAGACCAACCAGCAGCAAAAGCCCTCTACGCCGCctctgcagcagcagagctCCATTGACTCGACCAGCTCCCAGCATTCCAACGACTCCACCGGCTCGCatcagctcctccagcagcagcatcatcaatCGCAGCAGAATCACCACTCAGCCACTGCCACACGCTCCCATTCCATATCCTCGACGGCCTCGTCACTTCACTCGCATCCGTCGATCGACTCCACCGTCGCTTGCGGCTCGCTGGTGGGCCAGCACAACCACAGCACCAGCACCAACACGAACACCACCTCGCCGTCCAGTGGCAGCTCCACGCCACAGAACCATTACTCGCCCCTGCTAACCAACTCCCCCACGTCCACTGCCGCAGGTACTCCCAGTGGCAGCAGCTTAGGTCCTGGGTCCGGTTTGGGATTTGTCTACCAGGTCAGCTCCCCGACACCTCCCTCCAGCGAGGTGCTGAAGATCACCGAGCAGGCCGCAGCAGGACAGGATCAGGGTCCAGCCAACAGCGTAGCGGACGAGACGGATGAGCGATCAAGGGCCTCTGTCCTGCAGAAGGCTTCAATGTTCGAAaaggcggcagcagcggcagcggtcTCGCCTCCAGCTCCCATTCAGATTGCATCCGGTTCCCCAGCTTCGGGAGGCGGAACTCGACGATCCGAggcggagcagcaggaaaTGG ACTCGTTCCAACGCGAGATCGATGAGGGCAAGGTCAAGCCGCCGAGCAACATCATAAgcggcagcaccaccagcagcaacaacaacaatacgacgaccagcagcatcagcagcagcgacaacaacaacctgcccgccaccagcaacatcgAGCCCTGCGCCATCAGCAATCAGACGAACTCGAGCGGCTGTGGAACGGACATATCCGACACCACGTCCGACGAACTGGCCGGCGACGATATGGACGTCAGGCggcgggatcgggatcgggaccGGGATCTGCTGGGCGCCAGCGATTCGGAGCTGAGTCGCTGCTATGTGAGCGAGACGAGTTCGCTGACCGGTGGCCTAACGGCCGGCGGTTACGAGAATCCCACTTTCGCGCACTTCGCGGCCAATGCGAATCGGGAGGACGCTGTTTCGCTGGCCTCCGACAGCGTTTGTCTCGGCCAGCCGCGCCACGCCTATGTGGATACCTGCAGCGACAGCGGCAGTGCCGTGGTGGTAATCTACGACCACCAGATTCCCAACACGCCCGACATTGAGTTTGTGAAGCAGAACTCCGAGATTGTAGTGCTGCGGACCAAGGATCCGCAGCCACACGCGCTGCAGCTGCACGAGATGCGCGAGCTGCAGCAGTTGCCCGCCAATTTGGCCGGTTCGCCGGACTCCTCGCCGGACTCTGCCGGTGGCCAGCCACCGCCAACAGCAACTGTGGCGCCCGCCAAGCAGCGACTCTCCTCGTTTCGCGCCACCAGtgagcagcagttgcagctccTCGGACGCGGCAGCCCGCAAAGAGGTAAAACACCCAGTGAGCAGGCGGTACAGAGCAGGCCACAGGACCAGCATTTTCCACAGACACAACAGCAGGATATTGACGGCAGTAGCCCACCAGTAGAACTTGCAAGGCGCCAGCTGCCCCCCAAGCCCACCAGCTTGAGTATTTTTAACGGCCCCGTGCCCACTGCGGGCGATAGGCCTGTCGTGCCGAGAAAGTCGGACTTTAAGGCCGATCTAGATGCTAAAATACGCAGGCAAAAGCTGAAGGTTaaacagcagttgcagcagcagcagcagcaagaaacgcagcagcagcagcaagcacCACAAGAACAGCAACACTCACCACAGTCGCCCCCAACCAGAAACTGTAATGTCACTAATCAACAAGCCGCCAATATTACTGCATCTGCATCAGAATCAGCATCTGCATTTGCAACCGCAACAGCATCCACAGACCCGTACCCGAATCCAAATCATAGAATGCCAAACCAAAGTCAGACAGCCACATCCAATCACACGCAGTGCAAGACGCCCACAATGGCATTGTCACCGTCATCACCTCGCGGCCATTTGCCATTATCATCGTCATCGCTATCGTCATTACCATTACCAGCCACCACTTCATCACCATCAAATGCCCGGCCATCGATGTTGCCCGCCAGTGACCGACCACCCGCCCATCCATATGTGTGCTCCAATGCCCCAGCCAATCCCCACCACGCCAATAGCATTTCCAATGCCAATGCCCATCTCAAGCCGTGCATTACGCCCCGGCCGGCTTCTTTGTCgg gaggagcagccggcGGTGGCTCCACGCGCATCGGGCGTCGCTCGTCTATCAATCAGGCCAAGCCACCGCCGCCAGTCAGACGCAGTTCGTCGGTGACCCCCAGTCCCAATGCCTCGGTCGGG ctgcagcagcaaccacagcaCGCGACTCTGTCGCAGCAGAATCACCAACTAAGCAGCTCCAGCGAGCACTtaccgccgccaccgccattCATGCTGGACGCCATGCCCCAGATTCCCAGCTCAGCGCTGAAAGTATCGGAGACGGTAAGAGCCCTGGCAGCCATGCGGCACCAGCCAGCATCACCTGTGTCCCTCAGACgcatgcagcagcaacagcagcagcagcagcttcagcagcaacaggtgcagcagcagcaaccccTATTGCAG TCTGCGCACAACTCCCCCCTCAATGAGGACCTGACAGTATACTACGACTCCTACTTGGATCTGCACGCCTATGCCCAGGCATTGGCCAGCGGCCAACAGCCCGGCGGTCAGCAGATGGCCAACCAGCAACGCTTtacccaccagcagcaacatcagcatctGCATCAGCCACagccaccgcccgtctaccAAGTCGATGCC ACGTTCCGCACCTCATCACCAGCCGCGGGCGGAGGGGGTGGCGGCGGCATATACGCCCAGCCCAAACTGGTCAACAGCATGTCCAGCTTCCGCACCAGCAGCCCCAGTCCCAACGGACATGCTCACCCACTGCCACCGACACAGCCAAAGGCGAATCCGAACCTAATTGCACAGCTCAATGCACGACTCAGCggcaaacagcagcagcagcacgtcGAGGGGATCTACGGCAACCAGCAGGCGCCCGGAGGAGAGTCGATCTACATGCGGAGTGGCCTGTCCATGTcgcagccgcaacagcagcaacactatGACGGTAAATCTGAACAAATCCAgctgcagcaccagcaacagcataGAATTTACGCTAGTTTCGGCACCTCATCATCAGCAATGTCATCGGCTCATGCGGCCAACAGCAGCACTAAACCGTCCATTCTAACACCGACCACCTCTTTCAATGCATTGCCTCACTTTCCCCTGTCTTCATCCACATCATCGTTGCTCTCCAAAGTCAGCTCATTCTCGAACTcttcatccgcatccgcatccccacCGACAACGGCAGCGGCCCCTGGCTCGGCCAATTCGCATTATCAGCCACCTCAGCCGCCGAATGCAGCAGTTGCTAACAGCAAAGACATGGCCATCTACTCAAGTTCGTTTACCAAAAATCCAGCAGCTGCGCAATCGCCGAACATGAGACAGGCTCATTCccatcagcaccaccagccgccgcagcagcagcactacACCTGTCCGCCTCCTCTGGAGGATcccccaccgccgcccattTACGCCGCCGGTGCATCGGCCACGATGCCAAAGAAGATGGCCCGTCCGCCCACTGGCCAGAACGCGTCTCACTCGAGCGCCTATGCAGCAGCCTCGTCCACGGCCACGCTGCCCAAGAAtatgatgcagcagcagcagcagcggttgcagcagcagcagtatcaACAGCCGGCAGGCATGGGCATTGGCAACGGCAATGGGCACTTAGGTCAGCGTCCGCAGTTGCCGCTGCCCCAGCAGAAGCTTAGAGctgcacagcagcagcacttggcggagcagcagcaacaccagcaacatcagctgcagcagcagcatcagcaacaacagcagcaccagcaacaccaacaacaccagcaacgCCAGCCGCCCATTCCTTCACGCCACTCAAGTGTGCAGCAAAAGATATTCGTCTCCACGAATCCATTCATACAGACAACGGCCGTCAAGTTTCACTCGCCCTCGGCCTCGCCCACGTGCGGCTCGCCCGTTACTGGGTCCTTGGCCAGCATTTATGCCACAACCTCGCGTGGCGGCcaccatcaccagcagcagcaggctcagcagcagcagcagcactacTATCGCGATGCTGCCGGGGGCAACAGCAACGGCGGCGCTGCCTACTATAACCACaatgcccatgcccattcccagGCACATCATCCAA ACTATGCCACAAGCACAAATATCGAAAAGACTGGCAGTATTCGGGCCAAGACCAAGGCCGAATTCCTCGAGAATCTCAACGCGAAGCTGGCGAAGCAGGGAATGTCTGGACGAGCATTTGCCGTGCGAAATCTCATCAACAGCAAGGCCCTG CCGGACCCTCGCATCTGTCACGAATCGCTGATGGATCAAATCAAGCGCGGAGCCACCTTAAAGCGTAACCAGAAGATCAACGATCGCAGCGCTCCCAAGATACATTGA
- the LOC6733290 gene encoding pneumococcal serine-rich repeat protein isoform X17 — MDLSLERDSSALGSLFQQIINDMKNTSPLWEDFVAKAGKLHTCLRAAIQAIAAYLDAFQKIADAATNSRGASKEIGTALTRVCLRHKAVETRLKTFTSAIMDCLVQPLQERIEDWKRTVATIDKDHAKEYKRCRSELKKRSSDTLRLQKKARKGQTDGLQSLMDSHMQDVTLRRAELEEVEKKSLRAAMVEERLRYCSFVHMLQPVVHEECEVMSELGHLQEAMQSIALVTKEPSVLPQASEELIHDAKASINLYPESPGGGSGSQGGGCSNSLGSRKSSVCSISSMNSSGSSNSPGHHHYPRSLSQTSNATNQTANVSTWPPHSQDGVDTLPPTADRPHTISTAYEKGHQRPPLTVYTFQNPETIHESGSCLNNGTAAPNGQPLSGQATPGTQKSPAASLSRPPLPVRCSSLERPLSAQSNHRQGSGNNLLQRQCPSPIPAHITKELSAAHHAQQQQQQNQQPQTPPTYVNMSELATMAALKQTNQQQKPSTPPLQQQSSIDSTSSQHSNDSTGSHQLLQQQHHQSQQNHHSATATRSHSISSTASSLHSHPSIDSTVACGSLVGQHNHSTSTNTNTTSPSSGSSTPQNHYSPLLTNSPTSTAAGTPSGSSLGPGSGLGFVYQVSSPTPPSSEVLKITEQAAAGQDQGPANSVADETDERSRASVLQKASMFEKAAAAAAVSPPAPIQIASGSPASGGGTRRSEAEQQEMDKSFEDSIQALNNLIGELDSFQREIDEGKVKPPSNIISGSTTSSNNNNTTTSSISSSDNNNLPATSNIEPCAISNQTNSSGCGTDISDTTSDELAGDDMDVRRRDRDRDRDLLGASDSELSRCYVSETSSLTGGLTAGGYENPTFAHFAANANREDAVSLASDSVCLGQPRHAYVDTCSDSGSAVVVIYDHQIPNTPDIEFVKQNSEIVVLRTKDPQPHALQLHEMRELQQLPANLAGSPDSSPDSAGGQPPPTATVAPAKQRLSSFRATSEQQLQLLGRGSPQRGKTPSEQAVQSRPQDQHFPQTQQQDIDGSSPPVELARRQLPPKPTSLSIFNGPVPTAGDRPVVPRKSDFKADLDAKIRRQKLKVKQQLQQQQQQETQQQQQAPQEQQHSPQSPPTRNCNVTNQQAANITASASESASAFATATASTDPYPNPNHRMPNQSQTATSNHTQCKTPTMALSPSSPRGHLPLSSSSLSSLPLPATTSSPSNARPSMLPASDRPPAHPYVCSNAPANPHHANSISNANAHLKPCITPRPASLSGGAAGGGSTRIGRRSSINQAKPPPPVRRSSSVTPSPNASVGLQQQPQHATLSQQNHQLSSSSEHLPPPPPFMLDAMPQIPSSALKVSETVRALAAMRHQPASPVSLRRMQQQQQQQQLQQQQVQQQQPLLQSAHNSPLNEDLTVYYDSYLDLHAYAQALASGQQPGGQQMANQQRFTHQQQHQHLHQPQPPPVYQVDATFRTSSPAAGGGGGGGIYAQPKLVNSMSSFRTSSPSPNGHAHPLPPTQPKANPNLIAQLNARLSGKQQQQHVEGIYGNQQAPGGESIYMRSGLSMSQPQQQQHYDDYATSTNIEKTGSIRAKTKAEFLENLNAKLAKQGMSGRAFAVRNLINSKALPDPRICHESLMDQIKRGATLKRNQKINDRSAPKIH; from the exons GCGCCTCCAAGGAGATCGGCACCGCCCTGACCCGCGTTTGCCTCCGCCATAAAGCGGTTGAGACACGTCTGAAGACTTTCACCAGCGCCATCATGGATTGCCTGGTGCAGCCGCTGCAGGAAAGGATCGAGGACTGGAAGCGCACGGTGGCCACCATCGACAAAGACCATGCCAAAGAGTACAAGCGCTGTCGCAGTGAGCTAAAGAAGCGCTCCAGCGACACGCTGCGCCTGCAGAAGAAGGCGCGCAAGGGCCAGACGGACGGATTGCAGTCCCTGATGGACTCGCACATGCAGGATGTCACCCTGCGCCGGGCGGAACTGGAGGAAGTCGAGAAGAAATCCTTGAGGGCGGCCATGGTGGAGGAGCGTCTGCGCTACTGCAGCTTCGTCCACATGCTTCAGCCAGTGGTGCACGAGGAGTGCGAGGTCATGTCAGAGTTGGGTCACCTACAG GAAGCCATGCAGTCAATTGCCCTAGTAACCAAGGAGCCCAGTGTTCTGCCCCAGGCCTCCGAGGAGCTAATCCACGACGCTAAGGCCAGCATTAATCTGTACCCGGAGTCCCCGGGTGGCGGTTCCGGCTCGCAGGGCGGCGGCTGCTCCAACTCGCTGGGATCCCGAAAGAGCTCCGTCTGCTCCATCAGCAGTATGAACAGCAGCGGCTCGAGCAACTCACCCGGCCACCACCACTATCCGCGCTCCCTGTCGCAG ACTTCGAATGCAACGAACCAGACGGCAAATGTCTCCACCTGGCCCCCACATTCCCAGGATGGCGTCGACACCCTGCCACCGACCGCTGACCGTCCGCACACGATTTCGACGGCATACGAAAAGGGTCACCAGCGTCCGCCGCTTACCGTCTACACGTTCCAAAACCCGGAGACCATTCACGAGTCGGGCAGCTGCCTGAACAACGGAACCGCAGCCCCTAATGGACAGCCGTTATCCGGACAAGCCACTCCGGGCACCCAGAAATCACCGGCTGCCTCACTTAGCCGGCCTCCCTTGCCAGTT CGCTGCTCGTCGTTGGAGCGACCCCTTTCGGCCCAGAGTAACCACCGCCAGGGTAGCGGGAATAACCTGCTGCAGCGCCAGTGCCCCTCGCCGATTCCGGCTCATATCACGAAAG AGCTGTCCGCAGCGCATCatgcacagcagcagcagcagcaaaatcagcAGCCCCAGACGCCGCCCACCTATGTGAACATGTCGGAGCTGGCCACCATGGCCGCTTTGAAGCAGACCAACCAGCAGCAAAAGCCCTCTACGCCGCctctgcagcagcagagctCCATTGACTCGACCAGCTCCCAGCATTCCAACGACTCCACCGGCTCGCatcagctcctccagcagcagcatcatcaatCGCAGCAGAATCACCACTCAGCCACTGCCACACGCTCCCATTCCATATCCTCGACGGCCTCGTCACTTCACTCGCATCCGTCGATCGACTCCACCGTCGCTTGCGGCTCGCTGGTGGGCCAGCACAACCACAGCACCAGCACCAACACGAACACCACCTCGCCGTCCAGTGGCAGCTCCACGCCACAGAACCATTACTCGCCCCTGCTAACCAACTCCCCCACGTCCACTGCCGCAGGTACTCCCAGTGGCAGCAGCTTAGGTCCTGGGTCCGGTTTGGGATTTGTCTACCAGGTCAGCTCCCCGACACCTCCCTCCAGCGAGGTGCTGAAGATCACCGAGCAGGCCGCAGCAGGACAGGATCAGGGTCCAGCCAACAGCGTAGCGGACGAGACGGATGAGCGATCAAGGGCCTCTGTCCTGCAGAAGGCTTCAATGTTCGAAaaggcggcagcagcggcagcggtcTCGCCTCCAGCTCCCATTCAGATTGCATCCGGTTCCCCAGCTTCGGGAGGCGGAACTCGACGATCCGAggcggagcagcaggaaaTGG ACAAGTCTTTCGAAGATTCAATACAAGCactaaacaatttaattggcGAACTAGACTCGTTCCAACGCGAGATCGATGAGGGCAAGGTCAAGCCGCCGAGCAACATCATAAgcggcagcaccaccagcagcaacaacaacaatacgacgaccagcagcatcagcagcagcgacaacaacaacctgcccgccaccagcaacatcgAGCCCTGCGCCATCAGCAATCAGACGAACTCGAGCGGCTGTGGAACGGACATATCCGACACCACGTCCGACGAACTGGCCGGCGACGATATGGACGTCAGGCggcgggatcgggatcgggaccGGGATCTGCTGGGCGCCAGCGATTCGGAGCTGAGTCGCTGCTATGTGAGCGAGACGAGTTCGCTGACCGGTGGCCTAACGGCCGGCGGTTACGAGAATCCCACTTTCGCGCACTTCGCGGCCAATGCGAATCGGGAGGACGCTGTTTCGCTGGCCTCCGACAGCGTTTGTCTCGGCCAGCCGCGCCACGCCTATGTGGATACCTGCAGCGACAGCGGCAGTGCCGTGGTGGTAATCTACGACCACCAGATTCCCAACACGCCCGACATTGAGTTTGTGAAGCAGAACTCCGAGATTGTAGTGCTGCGGACCAAGGATCCGCAGCCACACGCGCTGCAGCTGCACGAGATGCGCGAGCTGCAGCAGTTGCCCGCCAATTTGGCCGGTTCGCCGGACTCCTCGCCGGACTCTGCCGGTGGCCAGCCACCGCCAACAGCAACTGTGGCGCCCGCCAAGCAGCGACTCTCCTCGTTTCGCGCCACCAGtgagcagcagttgcagctccTCGGACGCGGCAGCCCGCAAAGAGGTAAAACACCCAGTGAGCAGGCGGTACAGAGCAGGCCACAGGACCAGCATTTTCCACAGACACAACAGCAGGATATTGACGGCAGTAGCCCACCAGTAGAACTTGCAAGGCGCCAGCTGCCCCCCAAGCCCACCAGCTTGAGTATTTTTAACGGCCCCGTGCCCACTGCGGGCGATAGGCCTGTCGTGCCGAGAAAGTCGGACTTTAAGGCCGATCTAGATGCTAAAATACGCAGGCAAAAGCTGAAGGTTaaacagcagttgcagcagcagcagcagcaagaaacgcagcagcagcagcaagcacCACAAGAACAGCAACACTCACCACAGTCGCCCCCAACCAGAAACTGTAATGTCACTAATCAACAAGCCGCCAATATTACTGCATCTGCATCAGAATCAGCATCTGCATTTGCAACCGCAACAGCATCCACAGACCCGTACCCGAATCCAAATCATAGAATGCCAAACCAAAGTCAGACAGCCACATCCAATCACACGCAGTGCAAGACGCCCACAATGGCATTGTCACCGTCATCACCTCGCGGCCATTTGCCATTATCATCGTCATCGCTATCGTCATTACCATTACCAGCCACCACTTCATCACCATCAAATGCCCGGCCATCGATGTTGCCCGCCAGTGACCGACCACCCGCCCATCCATATGTGTGCTCCAATGCCCCAGCCAATCCCCACCACGCCAATAGCATTTCCAATGCCAATGCCCATCTCAAGCCGTGCATTACGCCCCGGCCGGCTTCTTTGTCgg gaggagcagccggcGGTGGCTCCACGCGCATCGGGCGTCGCTCGTCTATCAATCAGGCCAAGCCACCGCCGCCAGTCAGACGCAGTTCGTCGGTGACCCCCAGTCCCAATGCCTCGGTCGGG ctgcagcagcaaccacagcaCGCGACTCTGTCGCAGCAGAATCACCAACTAAGCAGCTCCAGCGAGCACTtaccgccgccaccgccattCATGCTGGACGCCATGCCCCAGATTCCCAGCTCAGCGCTGAAAGTATCGGAGACGGTAAGAGCCCTGGCAGCCATGCGGCACCAGCCAGCATCACCTGTGTCCCTCAGACgcatgcagcagcaacagcagcagcagcagcttcagcagcaacaggtgcagcagcagcaaccccTATTGCAG TCTGCGCACAACTCCCCCCTCAATGAGGACCTGACAGTATACTACGACTCCTACTTGGATCTGCACGCCTATGCCCAGGCATTGGCCAGCGGCCAACAGCCCGGCGGTCAGCAGATGGCCAACCAGCAACGCTTtacccaccagcagcaacatcagcatctGCATCAGCCACagccaccgcccgtctaccAAGTCGATGCC ACGTTCCGCACCTCATCACCAGCCGCGGGCGGAGGGGGTGGCGGCGGCATATACGCCCAGCCCAAACTGGTCAACAGCATGTCCAGCTTCCGCACCAGCAGCCCCAGTCCCAACGGACATGCTCACCCACTGCCACCGACACAGCCAAAGGCGAATCCGAACCTAATTGCACAGCTCAATGCACGACTCAGCggcaaacagcagcagcagcacgtcGAGGGGATCTACGGCAACCAGCAGGCGCCCGGAGGAGAGTCGATCTACATGCGGAGTGGCCTGTCCATGTcgcagccgcaacagcagcaacactatGACG ACTATGCCACAAGCACAAATATCGAAAAGACTGGCAGTATTCGGGCCAAGACCAAGGCCGAATTCCTCGAGAATCTCAACGCGAAGCTGGCGAAGCAGGGAATGTCTGGACGAGCATTTGCCGTGCGAAATCTCATCAACAGCAAGGCCCTG CCGGACCCTCGCATCTGTCACGAATCGCTGATGGATCAAATCAAGCGCGGAGCCACCTTAAAGCGTAACCAGAAGATCAACGATCGCAGCGCTCCCAAGATACATTGA